The genomic region GCTCATCTGGTTTTCCGTCTCATCGGACCAGGAGCATCAGGACCTGACCATCTACAATGTTCCCCTCACGGTGACGGTCTCGTCCTCGGAGTTGATGGTCCTCTCTCAGGCCTATCGGGTGGTGGACGTGCGGGTGCGGGGACCGGTCGCGCTCGTTTCCGAGTTGAAAGCCGATGATCTATCGGTCTCGCTCGATGTCACTCGTTTGGGTCCGGGCACTCATACGGTATGGATCGAACCGGGCTTTGTGCGCGCGCCCGCCGGAGTGGATGTACTGCGGGTTGATCCTTCGACCGTCTCTATCACGCTGGACGCCGTGATCACGCGGGCGGTGCCGGTGAAACTTCGCCTCGATGAAGGATCGTTGCCCCCCAACTACGTTGTGGCCGGTTACGAGCTTCAGCCTCCCGCGGTGACCGTCACCGGCCCGCGATCTGTCGTGGAGAGTCTCGCGAGCCTCTCCACCCAAACGTTCAGGCCGGAAACAGTCAACTCCTCCATCAGCTCCGTCGTGCCGCTGGAGATCGCTTCATACTCTCACGTCACGGTTGAGCCGAAGGAAGTGAAAGCGACGATCTTCATCGAGGACGTCGTTGAGCGACGATTCGAGGCGCTTCCCCTCACTCGTCAGGCGGATGTCCTCTCGACTTCCGTGAGCACAGTGGATGTCATTCTTCGTGGTCCGCGGTCGGTCATCGCCGCTATTGACCGGCGACAGGTGAGCGTGTCGGTCAGCGGGCGAGGATTGAGTCCCGGCCTGCATGAGGTGACGCCGGAGGTCAATCTCCTGACAGATGTTGGCTCGCGTCTGCGGATTCTTCGCACGGAACCGGAGAAAGTTATCATCCGTGTTCGGTGATAGGAAGAGCCGTCATCCCGCCTCCCCTTTCGCTGCCTGCCTGTGCGCGGGAACCGTCACTGTGATTCTGGGAAATGGTAGATCCATCGTCGTCCCGGGTCTCCGGTTACTTCGG from Blastocatellia bacterium harbors:
- a CDS encoding CdaR family protein, which encodes MERNDAPGRSRFFIRVIIELVRRFLVTDPVLKVIALVIAVLIWFSVSSDQEHQDLTIYNVPLTVTVSSSELMVLSQAYRVVDVRVRGPVALVSELKADDLSVSLDVTRLGPGTHTVWIEPGFVRAPAGVDVLRVDPSTVSITLDAVITRAVPVKLRLDEGSLPPNYVVAGYELQPPAVTVTGPRSVVESLASLSTQTFRPETVNSSISSVVPLEIASYSHVTVEPKEVKATIFIEDVVERRFEALPLTRQADVLSTSVSTVDVILRGPRSVIAAIDRRQVSVSVSGRGLSPGLHEVTPEVNLLTDVGSRLRILRTEPEKVIIRVR